In Methanomassiliicoccales archaeon, one genomic interval encodes:
- a CDS encoding glucosamine-6-phosphate deaminase produces MSLEVKPIVKIKIDNLVVEVYRSREEMGKAAAAFTAAVVQKLLTKKQQINMAFAAAPSQNEFLDCLVTMSSIKWEFIRAFHLDEYLGLPFEAPQRLSQYLRKKLFDRVPFMEVHYIVPESKATPEEICARYRELLDRYPLHIACIGIGENGHIAFNDPPVADFCDPCKVKVVRLDETCRRQQVNDGCFATLDKVPTHAITLTIPAIMEAKTIVCVVPGRRKREAIKRALEGPITTECPASILRTHQHATLFLDSESASLILGR; encoded by the coding sequence ATGAGCTTGGAAGTCAAACCAATTGTGAAAATAAAAATAGACAATTTAGTGGTCGAGGTGTACAGAAGTCGAGAGGAAATGGGAAAAGCTGCGGCTGCGTTCACAGCCGCTGTTGTTCAAAAGTTGTTAACCAAAAAGCAGCAAATCAATATGGCATTTGCTGCTGCTCCTTCCCAAAATGAATTCTTAGACTGCTTAGTCACAATGTCAAGCATAAAATGGGAATTTATCCGCGCTTTCCATCTTGATGAATATCTAGGACTGCCTTTTGAAGCGCCGCAACGCTTGTCACAGTATCTTCGTAAAAAACTATTTGATCGAGTACCATTTATGGAAGTGCATTATATTGTGCCTGAGAGTAAAGCAACGCCAGAGGAGATATGTGCTCGTTACCGGGAGCTCTTGGACCGATATCCATTACATATTGCGTGTATCGGTATAGGAGAGAACGGCCATATTGCCTTTAATGACCCACCAGTGGCAGACTTCTGTGACCCATGCAAAGTCAAGGTAGTCCGTTTGGATGAAACTTGCCGTCGCCAACAGGTCAATGACGGATGCTTTGCCACCTTGGACAAAGTTCCTACACACGCTATTACCCTTACGATTCCCGCTATAATGGAAGCTAAAACAATTGTATGTGTAGTGCCGGGGAGGCGAAAACGTGAAGCCATTAAAAGAGCCCTGGAAGGGCCGATTACTACGGAGTGCCCTGCAAGTATTTTGCGTACACATCAACATGCTACCTTGTTCCTTGATAGCGAGAGTGCTTCTTTAATCCTTGGGAGGTGA
- a CDS encoding SIS domain-containing protein, whose amino-acid sequence MSKYTEIYKDTVISLLQEIEEQEQEAINRAADLMAETIKKDQLIHVIGPGGHSNIGAYEMFYRAGGLVPVNAILDPGTLLSMGARRSTIIERTPEYGRAVLEAFDVDDGVLIIVNAYGINAMCIDVALEARRRGVPTIGITSRAFAEKVPPDHPARHPSKKNLFEVVDVHVDCHMPFGDAVVSIEGLQQKVAPVSTLVNCFTLNLLVIRTVEKLLAQGIIPPVWVSANVPGGDEANKNYIEKYKGRIRLL is encoded by the coding sequence ATGTCCAAATATACGGAAATTTATAAAGATACAGTGATTAGCCTCCTTCAAGAAATCGAGGAACAAGAGCAAGAAGCTATAAACCGAGCGGCTGATTTAATGGCTGAAACGATCAAGAAAGACCAACTAATTCATGTTATTGGCCCCGGGGGACACTCCAACATAGGAGCTTATGAAATGTTTTATCGAGCTGGCGGATTGGTCCCTGTAAACGCAATCCTTGATCCGGGAACCTTGTTAAGCATGGGAGCAAGACGTTCTACTATAATCGAGCGCACCCCTGAATATGGCCGAGCCGTCTTGGAGGCTTTTGATGTTGATGACGGTGTTTTGATAATTGTGAACGCCTACGGAATCAACGCGATGTGCATAGATGTAGCGCTTGAAGCGCGGAGACGTGGTGTGCCCACCATAGGGATAACCAGCCGAGCCTTTGCTGAAAAAGTCCCTCCAGACCATCCAGCTCGACATCCTTCAAAGAAGAATTTGTTCGAGGTTGTAGATGTGCACGTAGATTGTCATATGCCTTTCGGAGACGCTGTGGTATCGATCGAAGGACTTCAGCAAAAAGTAGCTCCTGTATCCACATTGGTTAATTGCTTTACCTTAAATCTTCTTGTCATCAGAACGGTAGAGAAATTACTTGCGCAAGGGATTATACCTCCTGTGTGGGTTAGTGCTAACGTTCCGGGAGGCGATGAGGCAAACAAAAATTACATTGAAAAATACAAAGGGCGCATTCGCTTGTTG
- a CDS encoding neutral/alkaline non-lysosomal ceramidase N-terminal domain-containing protein: MVRVGLKRVNITPPIGTPLGGYIARKGVSQGIHDDLYANALVLESREVALALVTSDLIGLPQELVHKIRLNVQKLTGIPSNHVLVAATHTHSGPDILMGYQGMAPEAYVEVLMATIVGSVYAAWRNLHPGEIGVGQGWIEGIGKNRRTPTGTPVDPRVGVLTININKKLHGILINYTCHPVVLGPDNLFITADYPGYTVRVIERALEGVMAMFTNGAAGDINTGHSAEHSALGERIAGRTFDRAEKLGTMLAGEVLKVLGMIEPNSNIAVAVRTREISLPLKPLPSLEEAEAFAKQKEQTLNELLRRKGPSELITKARVEKLYADLLLERVRKRSQHPHETFKYVELQAVRIGDCALLAFPGELFVEIGLEIKTKSPFKYTFIIGYANGYVGYVPTKQAFTEGGYEVVATDFAPEAHEIIVEESLELLNALT; this comes from the coding sequence ATGGTGCGCGTAGGGCTAAAGCGTGTAAATATTACGCCTCCTATAGGGACACCGCTCGGCGGCTATATTGCTAGAAAGGGGGTGTCGCAGGGAATACACGATGACCTTTACGCCAATGCGCTGGTATTGGAGTCCAGGGAGGTAGCTCTAGCCCTGGTAACATCGGATTTGATAGGCTTGCCTCAAGAGTTGGTGCATAAAATCAGGCTTAACGTGCAAAAGTTAACAGGAATACCATCAAATCATGTATTGGTTGCGGCTACTCACACCCATTCCGGCCCTGATATCCTGATGGGTTACCAGGGAATGGCTCCTGAAGCTTACGTAGAAGTGTTGATGGCTACAATCGTTGGTAGCGTCTACGCGGCCTGGCGTAACTTACATCCAGGTGAAATAGGAGTAGGACAGGGCTGGATCGAAGGGATCGGGAAAAACCGGCGGACTCCAACCGGTACCCCGGTAGACCCACGGGTAGGAGTTTTGACAATAAACATTAATAAAAAGCTTCATGGAATATTAATAAATTATACGTGCCATCCGGTAGTTCTTGGGCCTGATAATTTGTTTATAACTGCTGACTATCCTGGCTATACAGTAAGGGTGATAGAACGCGCTCTCGAGGGAGTAATGGCTATGTTTACCAATGGGGCGGCCGGTGACATTAACACAGGCCACTCTGCTGAACATAGTGCGCTTGGGGAACGTATAGCTGGCCGAACGTTTGATCGTGCTGAAAAACTGGGTACAATGCTGGCCGGCGAAGTTTTGAAAGTGCTTGGAATGATCGAGCCTAATTCAAATATTGCTGTCGCCGTAAGGACTAGAGAAATATCTCTTCCGCTGAAGCCATTGCCCTCGTTAGAAGAGGCAGAAGCCTTTGCAAAGCAGAAAGAGCAGACTTTAAACGAGTTGCTAAGGAGAAAAGGACCATCAGAGCTAATAACAAAAGCCAGGGTAGAAAAACTTTATGCTGATCTTTTGCTAGAACGAGTTCGCAAAAGAAGCCAACATCCACATGAAACGTTTAAATATGTAGAGCTTCAAGCTGTCAGAATTGGGGATTGTGCATTACTGGCGTTTCCAGGCGAACTTTTTGTTGAGATTGGTTTAGAGATAAAGACAAAGTCACCTTTTAAATATACATTTATCATAGGCTATGCAAACGGATATGTAGGCTACGTTCCCACTAAACAAGCGTTTACAGAAGGTGGCTATGAAGTAGTCGCAACTGATTTTGCTCCTGAAGCTCATGAAATTATTGTTGAAGAGTCATTGGAGTTACTAAATGCGCTTACGTAA